In one window of Azoarcus olearius DNA:
- a CDS encoding toll/interleukin-1 receptor domain-containing protein: MRALRPAMPPAARVEAARRLTRVAWGLLVVLAAVGHLWLVRLPFPADAALAPPLEAQPGERLVLLLPAAADPLLRASGDQVLELRLDRAHLSLATLALLRSAALDPPSDEGAFDWLAEPGERGGSRIHVALQAPTGVARVELFQQPDPERRQPYFELRAVGAELNAAMASIDPAAFVDGTPRADAPAVIGGAPRRLVGGGRTWPLPAALPLEFAIPDGAALRVHAAGADASPAGPPSARFVFGGSEGGGTLLPVRGAGVVDRDGRWRLLACSAPPRGPHWRGAAALASGPCDRGPASPTLTVAQLRVAPAGLGTELSGRAWLLDDGDALNAPLATRMRNEAPLLAAVAAGDLVLALGAGLPLYRALQRRRALRKADIFISYRRDDSIAEAALIARELATHFGPDRVFIDLDDIRPGDRFLQRITEIIASCRALVVVIGPGWVDARRDGVRRLDDPRDVVRHEIVQALARGIAVVPVLVRGADLPRVEQLPAEVAGLMEHSALVVATARLREDVASLADALEPVLENADEET; this comes from the coding sequence ATGCGCGCGCTCCGCCCCGCCATGCCGCCCGCAGCCCGCGTCGAGGCCGCGCGGCGGCTGACCCGGGTGGCGTGGGGGCTGCTGGTGGTGCTCGCCGCAGTGGGTCACCTGTGGCTCGTCCGCCTGCCATTTCCGGCGGATGCTGCGCTGGCGCCGCCGCTGGAGGCGCAACCAGGCGAGCGCCTGGTGCTGTTGCTGCCCGCGGCGGCGGATCCCCTGCTGCGCGCGAGCGGCGACCAGGTGCTGGAACTGCGCCTCGACCGCGCCCACCTGTCACTCGCCACGCTGGCCCTGCTGCGCAGCGCGGCGCTCGACCCGCCCAGCGACGAGGGCGCCTTCGACTGGCTCGCCGAACCCGGCGAGCGCGGCGGCAGCCGGATCCACGTCGCACTGCAGGCGCCCACCGGCGTCGCGCGGGTCGAACTGTTCCAGCAGCCCGACCCCGAGCGCCGCCAGCCCTACTTCGAACTGCGCGCGGTGGGTGCCGAACTCAACGCCGCGATGGCGTCCATCGACCCCGCCGCCTTCGTCGACGGCACGCCGCGCGCGGACGCCCCGGCGGTCATCGGCGGCGCCCCCCGCCGTCTCGTGGGCGGCGGCCGCACCTGGCCCTTGCCGGCGGCGCTGCCGCTGGAGTTCGCCATACCGGACGGGGCCGCGCTGCGCGTTCATGCGGCGGGCGCCGATGCCTCGCCCGCCGGCCCGCCCAGCGCGCGCTTCGTCTTCGGCGGCAGCGAGGGCGGCGGCACCCTGCTGCCGGTGCGCGGCGCGGGCGTCGTCGACCGCGACGGGCGCTGGCGCCTGCTGGCCTGCTCCGCGCCGCCCCGCGGCCCCCACTGGCGCGGCGCCGCGGCGCTGGCGAGCGGCCCGTGCGACCGCGGCCCGGCCTCCCCCACGCTGACCGTGGCGCAGCTGCGGGTGGCACCGGCCGGGCTGGGCACCGAACTGAGCGGGCGGGCGTGGCTGCTCGACGACGGCGACGCACTCAACGCGCCGCTGGCCACCCGCATGCGCAACGAGGCCCCGCTGCTGGCGGCAGTCGCCGCCGGCGATCTGGTGCTCGCGCTCGGCGCCGGGCTGCCGCTGTACCGCGCGCTGCAACGGCGCCGGGCGCTGCGCAAGGCGGACATCTTCATCAGCTACCGGCGCGACGACAGCATCGCCGAGGCAGCGCTGATCGCGCGCGAACTCGCCACCCATTTCGGCCCCGACCGCGTCTTCATCGACCTCGACGACATCCGCCCGGGCGACCGCTTCCTGCAGCGCATCACCGAGATCATCGCCAGCTGCCGCGCGCTGGTGGTCGTGATCGGTCCCGGCTGGGTGGACGCCCGGCGCGACGGCGTGCGCCGCCTCGACGACCCGCGCGACGTTGTCCGCCACGAGATCGTGCAGGCGCTCGCGCGCGGCATCGCGGTGGTGCCGGTGCTGGTGCGCGGCGCCGACCTGCCAAGGGTGGAGCAGTTGCCGGCGGAGGTGGCGGGCCTGATGGAGCACAGCGCGCTGGTGGTTGCAACTGCGCGCCTGCGCGAAGACGTGGCCAGTCTGGCCGACGCCCTTGAACCCGTGCTGGAGAACGCCGATGAGGAGACGTGA
- a CDS encoding endonuclease/exonuclease/phosphatase family protein, producing the protein MQHGTLAPALARGLLKLKDRIDAAGIPPSCLDQTINIATWNIREFGKKPRSEAAIHYVAEILGQFDLISVVELRENLGDLKRVLDILGPEWRAVYSGVVPDDGGNGERIGFIFDRRAVGFQGMAAVAVPPRVKVGGEYLIQDRFWWRLPYMASFCAGSFEFILIAAHIRWGNGDTDRLAEIELLAQWIDAFRKSEQATTRDLIVVGDFNIPSRRSALFKAITRYGLHVPKALLADTFGSNLARNKRYDQILQYPSEAYPDSFADKGGVLDFHVSDALVGELFPPELFPTMTMDKYTYQLSDHLPLWIQVRTDDARAKLEGMAG; encoded by the coding sequence ATGCAGCACGGCACGCTGGCACCCGCGCTGGCGCGCGGCCTGCTGAAGCTGAAGGACAGGATCGACGCCGCCGGCATTCCGCCGTCGTGCCTCGACCAGACCATCAACATTGCCACCTGGAACATCCGCGAGTTCGGCAAGAAGCCGCGCAGCGAGGCGGCGATTCATTACGTCGCGGAAATCCTCGGCCAGTTCGACCTGATCTCGGTGGTCGAGCTGCGCGAGAACCTCGGCGACCTCAAGCGCGTGCTCGACATCCTCGGCCCCGAGTGGCGCGCGGTGTATTCCGGCGTGGTGCCGGACGACGGCGGCAATGGCGAGCGCATCGGCTTCATCTTCGACCGCCGCGCGGTGGGCTTCCAGGGCATGGCGGCGGTAGCGGTGCCGCCACGGGTGAAGGTGGGCGGCGAATACCTGATCCAGGACCGCTTCTGGTGGCGGCTGCCCTACATGGCCTCGTTCTGCGCCGGCAGCTTCGAGTTCATCCTGATCGCCGCCCACATCCGCTGGGGCAACGGCGACACCGACCGCCTTGCCGAGATCGAGCTGCTGGCGCAGTGGATCGACGCCTTCCGCAAGTCCGAGCAGGCCACCACCCGCGACCTGATCGTGGTCGGCGACTTCAACATCCCCAGCCGGCGCAGCGCGCTGTTCAAGGCCATCACCCGCTACGGCCTGCACGTGCCCAAGGCGCTGCTGGCCGACACCTTCGGCAGCAACCTCGCACGCAACAAGCGCTACGACCAGATCCTGCAGTACCCGTCGGAAGCCTATCCCGACAGCTTCGCCGACAAGGGCGGGGTGCTGGATTTCCACGTGTCTGACGCGCTGGTGGGAGAGCTGTTTCCGCCCGAGCTGTTCCCGACCATGACGATGGACAAATACACCTACCAGCTCTCGGACCACCTGCCGCTGTGGATACAGGTGCGGACGGATGATGCGAGGGCGAAGCTGGAGGGGATGGCGGGGTAG
- the infA gene encoding translation initiation factor IF-1 → MAKEELLEMSGTVLEVLPDARYRVTLDNGHSLVAYGAGKMRKHHIRIIAGDKVLLELSPYDLSKGRITFRHIEGRAPMTSRHQKR, encoded by the coding sequence ATGGCAAAAGAAGAACTGCTTGAAATGAGCGGCACGGTGCTCGAAGTGCTGCCGGACGCCCGCTACCGCGTGACCCTCGACAACGGCCACAGCCTGGTCGCCTACGGCGCGGGCAAGATGCGCAAGCACCACATCCGCATCATCGCCGGCGACAAGGTCCTGCTCGAACTGTCGCCCTACGACCTCAGCAAGGGTCGCATCACCTTCCGTCATATCGAAGGCCGCGCGCCGATGACGAGCCGTCATCAAAAGCGCTGA
- a CDS encoding 2-dehydropantoate 2-reductase, whose translation MKICLYGVGAVGGLIGARLAAAGHALNAVARGATLEALQRDGLGLETAEGRRHFPLRAVADPAELGEQDLVIVAVKQPALAAVAAAIGPLIGPRTRVLVAMNGVPWWFFDGLAGPLAGITLESVDPGGDLRSRIPTAQVIGCVVHIACNTPAPGVCRLGFGNGLILGDALGGPPTAPTRAAAELLAGAGLDVKLSDGIQRDIWYKLWGNMTMNPVSALTGATSDRILDDPLVNAFVVAVMEEAAAVGERIGCPVAQTPQARNAVTRELGAMRTSMLQDVEAGRALEIDALLGVVVEIAARAGVAVPNASALLGLVRLFGRVRGLY comes from the coding sequence GTGAAGATCTGCCTGTATGGCGTCGGTGCGGTGGGCGGCCTGATCGGCGCCCGCCTGGCCGCCGCCGGCCATGCCCTCAACGCGGTCGCGCGCGGCGCCACGCTGGAAGCGCTGCAGCGCGACGGCCTCGGCCTGGAGACGGCGGAAGGCCGCCGCCACTTTCCGCTGCGCGCGGTGGCGGACCCCGCCGAACTCGGCGAGCAGGATCTCGTCATCGTCGCCGTCAAGCAGCCGGCGCTGGCCGCGGTGGCGGCGGCGATCGGCCCCTTGATCGGACCGCGCACGCGGGTGCTGGTGGCGATGAACGGCGTGCCGTGGTGGTTCTTCGACGGCCTGGCGGGGCCGCTTGCCGGCATCACGCTGGAAAGCGTGGACCCCGGCGGCGATCTGCGCAGCCGCATCCCCACCGCGCAGGTGATCGGCTGCGTGGTGCACATCGCCTGCAACACCCCGGCGCCCGGGGTGTGCCGGCTCGGCTTCGGCAACGGCCTCATCCTCGGCGACGCCCTCGGCGGCCCGCCCACCGCGCCCACCCGCGCGGCGGCCGAACTGCTTGCCGGCGCCGGGCTGGACGTCAAGCTGTCGGACGGCATCCAGCGCGACATCTGGTACAAGCTGTGGGGCAACATGACGATGAACCCGGTCTCCGCGCTGACCGGCGCCACCTCCGACCGCATCCTCGACGACCCGCTGGTCAATGCCTTCGTGGTGGCCGTGATGGAGGAGGCCGCCGCGGTCGGCGAGCGTATCGGCTGCCCGGTGGCGCAGACTCCGCAGGCACGCAACGCCGTCACCCGCGAACTCGGCGCGATGCGCACCTCGATGCTGCAGGACGTGGAGGCCGGCCGCGCGCTGGAAATCGACGCGCTGCTCGGCGTGGTGGTGGAGATCGCCGCCAGGGCCGGCGTGGCGGTGCCGAACGCGTCGGCGCTGCTGGGGCTGGTGCGGCTGTTCGGGCGGGTACGCGGGCTGTATTGA
- a CDS encoding class II aldolase/adducin family protein: MSTTDRYYEHPARFSDTDWQARVQLAAMYRIFAYLKWDEGIYNHISLRVPGEPGFYLMNPFGLHYSEVCASNLVKVNLEGRVVDHSDWPINPAGVTFHGAIHGHVPHGHCVMHVHTTATQAVCCLKEGLSFSNFYAAQLYGKVAYHDFEGITVHADEGERILASAGDKPVLLLRNHGPVVIGATLAQAFSLMWLVNRACEIQLASQSMGPVIELPTAVLEKCVADSLNFDPKYGAGEDVFAAFTRLVDKVDPGYRH; encoded by the coding sequence ATGAGCACCACCGACCGCTACTACGAACATCCCGCCCGCTTTTCCGACACCGACTGGCAGGCCCGCGTGCAGCTCGCCGCGATGTACCGCATCTTTGCCTACCTGAAGTGGGACGAAGGCATCTACAACCACATCTCGCTGCGGGTGCCGGGCGAGCCCGGCTTCTACCTGATGAACCCCTTCGGCCTGCATTACTCGGAGGTGTGCGCCTCCAACCTGGTCAAGGTCAATCTGGAGGGGCGGGTGGTCGACCATTCCGACTGGCCGATCAACCCCGCCGGCGTCACCTTCCACGGCGCCATCCACGGCCACGTGCCGCACGGCCACTGCGTGATGCATGTGCACACCACCGCGACCCAGGCGGTGTGCTGCCTGAAGGAGGGCTTGTCGTTCAGCAACTTCTACGCCGCCCAGCTGTACGGCAAGGTTGCCTACCACGACTTCGAGGGCATCACCGTGCATGCCGACGAGGGCGAACGCATCCTCGCCAGCGCGGGCGACAAGCCGGTGCTGCTCTTGCGCAACCACGGCCCCGTGGTGATCGGCGCCACGCTGGCGCAAGCCTTTTCGCTGATGTGGCTGGTCAATCGCGCCTGCGAGATCCAGCTCGCCTCGCAGTCCATGGGGCCGGTGATCGAGCTGCCGACCGCGGTGCTGGAGAAATGCGTGGCCGATTCGCTCAACTTCGATCCCAAGTACGGCGCCGGGGAGGACGTGTTCGCCGCCTTCACCCGGCTGGTCGACAAGGTCGATCCGGGTTACCGTCACTGA
- a CDS encoding cupin domain-containing protein → MYVLDNTRQPEAALPGIHHVTLAGAADGLQRLSVWRQTIAAGEATPPHRHDCEEVVVVESGHGELHIAGAVHRFGPDTTLVIPPAADHQIFNTGEAPIRLTAVFSVSPVEVVFPDGSPLALPWRS, encoded by the coding sequence ATGTACGTCCTCGACAACACCCGCCAGCCCGAAGCCGCCCTGCCGGGCATCCACCACGTCACCCTCGCCGGCGCGGCCGACGGCCTGCAGCGCCTGTCCGTGTGGCGCCAGACCATCGCCGCCGGCGAGGCCACGCCGCCGCACCGCCACGATTGCGAGGAAGTGGTGGTGGTCGAAAGCGGCCACGGCGAACTGCACATCGCCGGGGCCGTCCATCGCTTCGGCCCGGACACCACGCTGGTGATTCCGCCCGCGGCCGATCATCAGATCTTCAACACCGGCGAAGCGCCGATCCGGCTTACCGCCGTGTTCTCGGTGTCGCCGGTGGAGGTGGTGTTTCCCGACGGTTCCCCGCTGGCGCTGCCCTGGCGCAGCTGA
- a CDS encoding EamA family transporter, whose protein sequence is MTPARTAVLTLIAMIAFAANSLLCRLALRETGIDAASFTAIRIGSGALVLWLIVILRGGGIRSHGSWASGLALFAYAAAFSYAYVSLPAAAGALLLFGAVQATMIGYGLAHGERFNRRQTIGLLLAAGGLVGLLLPGLSAPPLGGAVLMIGAGVAWGVYSLRGRGAANPTAVTAGNFVRALPFAAALSLLAAAHGAVDGAGAAYAVASGALASGLGYAIWYAALPGLRATSAATVQLSVPIIAALGAAAFLGEAITLRLALASVAVLGGIALVITQRRVR, encoded by the coding sequence ATGACGCCAGCCCGCACCGCCGTGCTGACCCTGATCGCGATGATCGCCTTTGCCGCCAATTCGCTGCTGTGCCGGCTGGCCTTGCGCGAAACCGGCATCGACGCTGCCAGCTTCACCGCCATCCGCATCGGGTCCGGGGCGCTGGTGCTGTGGTTGATCGTGATCCTGCGCGGCGGCGGCATCCGCAGCCATGGTAGCTGGGCGTCGGGCCTGGCGCTGTTCGCGTATGCCGCGGCCTTCTCCTACGCCTATGTCAGTCTGCCTGCCGCGGCCGGCGCCTTGCTGCTGTTCGGCGCGGTGCAGGCGACGATGATCGGCTACGGCCTTGCCCACGGCGAACGCTTCAACCGGCGCCAGACCATCGGCCTGCTGCTCGCCGCTGGCGGCCTGGTGGGTTTGCTGCTGCCGGGGCTGTCCGCCCCGCCGCTGGGTGGCGCGGTGCTGATGATCGGCGCCGGCGTGGCGTGGGGGGTGTATTCACTGCGGGGGCGCGGGGCCGCCAACCCCACTGCGGTCACCGCCGGCAACTTCGTGCGCGCGCTACCGTTCGCGGCCGCGCTGAGCCTCTTGGCCGCAGCGCATGGCGCGGTGGACGGCGCAGGCGCGGCCTACGCCGTGGCGTCGGGCGCGCTGGCGTCCGGCCTGGGTTATGCAATCTGGTATGCGGCGCTGCCCGGCCTGCGCGCCACCAGCGCCGCCACCGTGCAACTGAGCGTGCCCATCATCGCCGCGCTCGGCGCCGCGGCCTTCCTGGGCGAGGCGATCACGCTGCGCCTTGCGCTGGCCTCGGTGGCCGTGCTCGGCGGCATCGCGCTGGTCATCACCCAGCGGCGGGTGCGCTGA
- a CDS encoding cold-shock protein: protein MATGTVKWFNDAKGFGFITPENGGEDLFAHFSAIQGSGFKSLAEGQRVEFEITRGPKGQQASNIRPL, encoded by the coding sequence ATGGCAACAGGTACCGTGAAGTGGTTCAACGACGCGAAGGGCTTTGGTTTCATCACGCCGGAAAACGGTGGTGAGGATCTCTTCGCCCACTTCTCCGCGATCCAGGGTTCCGGCTTCAAGTCGCTGGCTGAAGGCCAGCGCGTCGAGTTCGAAATCACGCGTGGCCCGAAGGGCCAGCAGGCGTCCAACATTCGCCCGCTGTAA
- a CDS encoding PepSY-associated TM helix domain-containing protein: MPAGKPNAQKWLRKLHAWIGLMLATVVLLFAVTGFLLNHRDVMKIPALQREEVRELVTLAETPATPQALLAQLALPLDPELGKLRTTVEAAREVEWDGRRVRQPERWRITHDTPSLATRVEYWAGASQAEVVRTKPNLWLHLARLHMAIGTGAGWILLADAVAIALALLSLSGFWLWGRLHGSTLRLGALSLGGGALVVTLALLAG; this comes from the coding sequence ATGCCTGCCGGCAAACCCAACGCACAGAAGTGGCTGCGCAAGCTGCACGCCTGGATCGGCCTGATGCTGGCCACGGTGGTGTTGCTGTTCGCGGTCACCGGCTTCCTGCTCAACCACCGCGACGTGATGAAGATTCCTGCGCTGCAGCGCGAGGAAGTGCGCGAGCTGGTGACGCTGGCCGAAACCCCGGCGACGCCCCAGGCATTGCTCGCCCAGCTGGCGCTGCCACTGGACCCTGAACTCGGCAAGCTGCGCACCACCGTGGAGGCCGCCCGCGAAGTGGAATGGGACGGCCGCCGCGTGCGCCAGCCGGAGCGCTGGCGCATCACCCACGACACCCCCTCGCTCGCGACCCGCGTCGAATACTGGGCCGGCGCGAGCCAGGCCGAGGTCGTGCGCACCAAGCCCAATCTGTGGCTGCACCTCGCCCGCCTGCACATGGCGATCGGCACCGGCGCCGGCTGGATCCTGCTTGCCGACGCGGTGGCGATTGCGCTGGCGCTGCTCAGCCTGTCCGGCTTCTGGCTGTGGGGGCGGCTGCACGGCTCCACGCTGCGGCTCGGCGCGCTGTCGCTGGGCGGCGGCGCGCTGGTGGTGACGCTGGCGCTGCTCGCCGGCTGA
- a CDS encoding TonB-dependent receptor, whose translation MQFKTIISLSIAAAFPLQSHAADAVMAPVTVSAESAAETSYNPLVSSSATKGTAALRDIPQTVNVVGPELIEDQGVRSLTDALRNVPGVTLNMGDGQRDQVAIRGFTAIGDVFLDGVRDDALYFRDLSNTDRVEVIKGPAAVLYGRGSSGGIINRVSKLPITQSLREITLQLDSEGERRTSVDFAGALGDGGHSYRLTGAFEDSTGFRDESYLKREAIAPSVDFRLGEDTRLLLQLSHNRDRRPTDFGIPDNNGRPLDVDHDTYYGSGDAEDDDMTSATMNTATATLSHRFNGQWSLRNVLRYYDFKLDRENTLYRSGSAYTLVGGQLRMQRTHGHVQRDEEGWFNQLELTQQLALGGVKHTLLYGIEVGSQRKGLNIDNWIGIDRVPLYNPGGAIPPYAGVAPTSRTIDSMTTQDSLAFYLQDQIAIGNNWKALLGVRYDDFRQKTTEFNKADLDRTDREWSPRAGLVWQPDEVQSYYVSVSRSFQPSAEQFQLSTSNVDADPEISTNYELGAKWDFFGGALSAGASVFHLVRTDMKITDPITRATINAGEQRTDGLELSLSGRPAPGWQVYAGYAFLDTEIVKSTATGTANWGTTVVRAAYEGNNAALTPRHSATLWVTRELGQGWSLGGGMQAQASQYAAPDNLVKLPGFAVFDAALLYRSKTYDLSFNLKNVFDREYWASAHGSVNGLNQPGAPRTFQATASYRF comes from the coding sequence ATGCAATTCAAAACAATCATCAGCCTGTCCATCGCGGCGGCGTTTCCCTTGCAGTCGCACGCCGCGGATGCGGTCATGGCCCCGGTTACCGTCAGCGCCGAATCCGCCGCTGAAACCAGCTACAACCCGCTCGTATCATCGTCCGCCACCAAGGGCACGGCGGCGCTGCGCGACATCCCGCAGACGGTGAACGTGGTCGGCCCCGAGCTGATCGAGGACCAGGGCGTGCGCTCGCTGACCGACGCGCTGCGCAATGTGCCGGGCGTGACGCTCAACATGGGCGACGGCCAGCGCGACCAGGTGGCGATCCGCGGCTTCACCGCGATCGGCGACGTCTTCCTCGACGGCGTGCGCGACGACGCGCTCTACTTCCGCGACCTCTCCAACACCGACCGGGTGGAAGTCATCAAGGGGCCGGCGGCGGTGCTCTACGGCCGCGGCTCGTCTGGCGGCATCATCAACCGCGTCAGCAAGCTGCCCATTACCCAGAGCTTGCGCGAGATCACCCTGCAACTCGACAGCGAAGGCGAGCGCCGTACCAGCGTGGACTTCGCCGGCGCGCTCGGCGACGGCGGCCACAGCTACCGCCTGACCGGCGCCTTCGAGGATTCCACCGGCTTTCGCGACGAGTCCTACCTCAAGCGCGAGGCGATCGCGCCTTCGGTGGATTTCAGGCTCGGCGAGGATACCCGGCTGCTGCTGCAACTGAGCCACAACCGTGACCGCCGCCCGACCGACTTCGGCATCCCCGATAACAACGGCCGCCCGCTCGACGTCGATCACGACACCTACTACGGCTCCGGCGACGCCGAGGACGACGACATGACGTCGGCGACGATGAACACCGCCACCGCCACGCTCAGCCACCGCTTCAACGGCCAGTGGTCGCTGCGCAACGTGCTGCGCTATTACGACTTCAAGCTCGACCGCGAGAACACCTTGTACCGCTCCGGCAGCGCCTACACGCTCGTCGGCGGCCAGCTGCGCATGCAGCGCACCCACGGTCATGTGCAGCGCGACGAGGAAGGCTGGTTCAACCAGCTCGAACTCACCCAGCAGCTCGCCCTCGGCGGCGTCAAGCACACCCTGCTGTATGGCATCGAGGTGGGCAGCCAGCGCAAGGGGCTGAACATCGACAACTGGATCGGCATCGACCGCGTGCCGCTGTACAACCCGGGCGGCGCGATTCCGCCGTACGCCGGCGTGGCGCCGACTTCGCGCACCATCGACAGCATGACCACCCAGGACAGCCTGGCCTTCTACCTGCAGGACCAGATCGCCATCGGCAACAACTGGAAGGCGCTGCTCGGCGTGCGCTACGACGACTTCCGCCAGAAGACCACCGAGTTCAACAAGGCCGACCTCGATCGCACCGACCGCGAATGGAGCCCGCGTGCCGGCCTGGTGTGGCAGCCGGACGAGGTGCAGTCCTACTACGTGTCGGTGTCGCGCTCCTTCCAGCCCTCGGCCGAGCAGTTCCAGCTGTCGACCTCCAACGTCGATGCCGATCCGGAGATCTCCACCAACTACGAACTCGGCGCCAAGTGGGACTTCTTCGGCGGCGCGCTGTCGGCCGGCGCCTCGGTGTTCCACCTGGTGCGCACCGACATGAAGATCACCGACCCGATCACCCGCGCCACCATCAACGCCGGCGAACAGCGCACGGATGGCCTGGAGCTGTCGCTGTCGGGCCGGCCGGCGCCGGGCTGGCAGGTGTATGCCGGCTACGCCTTCCTCGACACCGAAATCGTGAAATCCACCGCCACCGGCACCGCCAACTGGGGCACTACCGTGGTCCGCGCCGCCTACGAGGGCAACAACGCGGCGCTGACTCCGCGCCACAGCGCCACCCTGTGGGTGACCCGCGAGCTGGGGCAGGGCTGGAGCCTGGGCGGCGGCATGCAGGCGCAGGCCTCGCAGTACGCCGCGCCAGACAACCTGGTGAAGCTGCCCGGCTTCGCGGTGTTCGACGCCGCGCTGCTCTACCGCAGCAAGACCTACGACCTGTCCTTCAACCTGAAGAACGTGTTCGACCGCGAGTACTGGGCCTCCGCCCACGGCAGCGTGAACGGTCTCAACCAGCCGGGCGCGCCGCGCACCTTCCAGGCCACCGCGAGCTACCGCTTCTGA
- a CDS encoding Rieske (2Fe-2S) protein produces the protein MAYIPLCKLRNLIEGEAAPFNLDGREIMLLWPEGGELKAFDGLCPHQHIPFSRGVFNGRYLTCTAHDWVFDGRSGECRQGEECTLDSYPLRVVDGIVEIELA, from the coding sequence ATGGCCTACATCCCCCTGTGCAAGCTGCGCAACCTCATCGAAGGCGAAGCCGCGCCCTTCAACCTCGACGGCCGCGAAATCATGCTGCTGTGGCCGGAAGGCGGCGAGCTGAAGGCCTTCGACGGACTCTGTCCGCATCAGCACATCCCGTTCTCGCGCGGCGTGTTCAACGGCCGCTACCTCACCTGTACCGCGCACGACTGGGTGTTTGACGGCCGCAGCGGCGAATGCCGCCAGGGCGAGGAATGCACGCTCGACAGCTACCCGCTGCGCGTTGTCGACGGCATCGTCGAGATCGAGCTGGCCTGA
- a CDS encoding LysR family transcriptional regulator, protein MAGLQAFLAFVETVKRGSFAAAARSLGLSASTVAKSVARLEADLGLRLFHRSTRQVVLTTEGEELYQRCSRIADEIEALHDEAAGARARPSGTLRLSAPVVLGRQRVVPALAELRRRHPQLGVELELADRQVDVLADRLDGALRVGPLADSALAARRVGEHHIVTVAAPAYLARRGTPGTPEELAAHDCLLFRSPSSGRTRPWAFAGGVTATLGDAATLAINDGEALVAAACAGMGLAQVPDYMVTEAIARGALVEVLADRRPPPLPISLVYPSARQPPPRLRAFIELLCEPVAPVVN, encoded by the coding sequence ATGGCGGGCTTGCAGGCCTTTCTGGCCTTCGTCGAAACCGTGAAGCGCGGCAGCTTCGCCGCCGCGGCACGCAGCCTGGGGCTGTCTGCCTCCACGGTGGCGAAGAGCGTCGCGCGGCTGGAGGCCGATCTCGGCCTGCGGCTCTTCCATCGCAGCACGCGGCAGGTGGTGCTGACCACCGAGGGCGAGGAGCTTTACCAGCGCTGCAGCCGCATTGCCGACGAAATCGAGGCCCTGCACGACGAAGCGGCCGGCGCGCGCGCCCGGCCGAGCGGCACGCTGCGGCTGAGCGCGCCGGTGGTGCTGGGCCGCCAGCGCGTGGTGCCCGCGCTTGCCGAGCTGCGCCGCCGCCATCCACAGCTGGGGGTGGAGCTGGAACTGGCCGACCGCCAGGTGGATGTGCTGGCCGACCGCCTGGACGGTGCGCTGCGGGTCGGCCCGCTGGCGGATTCGGCGCTGGCCGCGCGGCGCGTGGGCGAGCACCACATCGTCACGGTTGCGGCGCCGGCCTATCTCGCCCGCCGCGGCACGCCGGGCACGCCCGAGGAACTCGCCGCGCACGACTGCCTGCTGTTCCGCAGCCCGTCGAGCGGACGGACGCGGCCGTGGGCCTTCGCGGGCGGCGTTACCGCAACACTGGGCGATGCGGCAACGCTCGCGATCAACGACGGCGAGGCGCTGGTGGCCGCCGCCTGTGCCGGCATGGGCCTGGCGCAGGTGCCGGACTACATGGTCACGGAGGCGATCGCCCGCGGCGCGCTGGTGGAAGTGCTGGCGGACCGACGCCCACCGCCGCTGCCGATCTCGCTGGTCTATCCGTCGGCGCGCCAGCCGCCACCGCGGCTGCGCGCCTTCATCGAGCTGCTGTGCGAGCCGGTGGCGCCGGTGGTGAATTGA
- a CDS encoding DUF2721 domain-containing protein, translating into MIVQIADITHAIQLAVAPVFLLTAIATLINVLSGRLSRIVDRRRVLNGRLADPKPHEPIADDVEELGLLERRARLIYHAMFFAVLAALLVCLVVAVAFLGAMVTLNVAFGVAALFVLAMLAMIVSLALFLREVFLVVKARSHRWR; encoded by the coding sequence ATGATCGTCCAGATTGCCGACATCACCCACGCGATCCAGCTCGCGGTCGCCCCGGTCTTCCTGCTGACCGCGATCGCCACGCTGATCAACGTCCTCAGCGGCCGCCTCTCCCGCATCGTCGATCGCCGCCGCGTGCTCAACGGCCGCCTTGCCGACCCCAAGCCGCACGAGCCGATCGCCGACGACGTGGAGGAACTGGGCCTGCTGGAACGCCGCGCGCGGCTGATCTACCACGCGATGTTCTTCGCGGTACTTGCGGCGCTGCTGGTGTGCCTGGTGGTGGCGGTCGCCTTCCTCGGGGCCATGGTTACGCTCAACGTCGCCTTCGGGGTGGCGGCGCTGTTCGTGCTGGCAATGCTGGCGATGATCGTGTCGCTGGCGCTGTTCCTGCGCGAAGTGTTCCTGGTGGTGAAGGCGCGCAGCCACCGCTGGCGCTGA